In a genomic window of Leifsonia xyli subsp. cynodontis DSM 46306:
- the topA gene encoding type I DNA topoisomerase produces the protein MPATKKLVIVESPNKMKSIAQYLGDGYEVMASVGHIRDLIEPKNLPPELKKGSLGKFSVDVENEFEPYYVVSDQKKKTVADLKRALKDADELLLATDEDREGEAIAWHLVEVLKPKVPVKRMVFHEITREAIEKARDNTRQIDTALVDAQETRRILDRLYGYEVSPVLWRKVGPGLSAGRVQSAATRLVVDRERERLAFVAASYWGLTAELAPEEAPSFGARLARVDGDRIATGRDFDDHGRLTSGARTLDEAAAQALAEAIRKPSTVVSVAKVDSKPYSRRPAAPFTTSTMQQEAARKLRFSARQTMSVAQSLYENGYITYMRTDSASLSQQATNAARAQAAKLYGPETVPEKPRVYTSKSKNAQEAHEAIRPSGETFRTPAELEKSLRGPELRLYDLIWKRTVASQMADAKGQTASVTVEAAIAEGQLSGTVAEFTASGTVITFRGFLGAYEEGRDEERNASDTGESKLPPLTAGQALSVQEVAADGHETTPPPRYTEASLVKSLEELGIGRPSTFASIISTIIDRGYVTQRGQALVPSWVAFSVVRLLEDYFGDLVQYDFTAEMEDDLDRIAGGLAARVDWLNSFYFGSDKHTGLRRVIDNLGEIDARSINSIAIDDGVTLRIGKYGPYLELAEPGAAEDASPRRVSIPPELAPDELTPAKARELIEAPVQTDRVLGTNPANGKLVLAKDGRFGPYVTEADPEEPEADQQTGEVIEARKPAKKGAAPKQRTASLFKSMDLASVDLDTALRLLDLPRVVGVDPESGDEIQAQNGRYGPYLKKGTDTRSLPGEDDIFAVDLAGALDLFAQPKYGNRRASSALKEFDADPVSGKPIRLKDGRFGPYVTDGETNATIPRGETVDEVDFERAVQLLADKRAKGPAKKGAARKATSRASAAKKTPAKKTPAKKTPAKKTPAKKTPAKPAAAKKTAATTSAAATSSAAKTAAAKKAAAVKTTASTAVEPTAADAE, from the coding sequence GTGCCCGCCACGAAGAAACTCGTCATCGTCGAGTCTCCGAACAAGATGAAGTCTATCGCGCAGTATCTGGGCGACGGCTACGAGGTCATGGCCTCAGTCGGGCACATCCGCGACCTCATCGAGCCCAAGAACCTGCCGCCGGAACTGAAGAAGGGCTCGCTCGGCAAGTTCTCGGTGGATGTCGAGAACGAGTTCGAGCCCTACTACGTCGTGTCCGATCAGAAGAAGAAGACGGTCGCCGACCTGAAGCGGGCGCTGAAGGACGCCGACGAGCTCCTGCTCGCCACGGATGAGGACCGCGAGGGGGAAGCCATCGCCTGGCATCTGGTCGAGGTGCTCAAACCGAAGGTGCCCGTCAAGCGGATGGTGTTCCACGAGATCACCCGTGAGGCGATCGAGAAGGCGCGCGACAACACCCGCCAGATCGACACGGCCCTCGTCGACGCTCAGGAGACCCGGCGCATCCTGGACCGCCTGTACGGCTACGAGGTGTCGCCGGTGCTCTGGCGGAAGGTTGGTCCCGGGCTGTCGGCCGGTCGCGTCCAGTCCGCGGCGACGCGGCTCGTCGTGGACCGCGAACGGGAGCGGCTGGCGTTCGTCGCGGCGAGCTACTGGGGACTGACGGCCGAGCTTGCGCCGGAAGAGGCCCCTTCCTTCGGGGCCCGGCTCGCACGGGTCGATGGCGACCGGATCGCGACCGGTCGCGACTTCGACGACCACGGTCGGTTGACCTCCGGGGCGCGGACCCTCGACGAGGCCGCCGCGCAGGCGCTCGCCGAGGCGATCCGGAAGCCGAGCACGGTCGTGTCGGTCGCGAAGGTCGACTCGAAGCCGTATTCGCGGCGTCCGGCAGCGCCGTTCACCACCTCGACGATGCAGCAGGAGGCCGCCCGGAAGCTGCGGTTCTCGGCACGTCAGACGATGAGTGTCGCGCAGTCGCTCTACGAGAACGGCTACATCACCTATATGCGCACCGACTCCGCCTCGCTGTCGCAGCAGGCGACGAACGCGGCACGGGCACAAGCGGCGAAGCTCTACGGTCCCGAGACGGTGCCGGAGAAGCCACGCGTCTACACCTCCAAGAGCAAGAACGCACAGGAGGCCCACGAGGCGATCCGTCCCTCGGGTGAGACGTTCCGGACTCCGGCCGAGCTGGAGAAGTCGTTGCGCGGGCCGGAGCTGCGGCTCTACGACCTGATCTGGAAGCGCACGGTCGCCTCGCAGATGGCCGACGCCAAGGGACAGACCGCTTCGGTCACCGTCGAGGCCGCCATCGCGGAGGGGCAGCTCTCGGGGACGGTCGCGGAGTTCACCGCGAGCGGCACCGTGATCACTTTCCGCGGGTTCCTGGGCGCCTACGAAGAGGGCCGGGACGAGGAGCGCAACGCCTCCGACACCGGTGAGTCCAAGCTCCCGCCGTTGACCGCCGGGCAGGCGCTGTCCGTCCAGGAGGTCGCAGCGGACGGGCACGAGACCACCCCGCCGCCGCGCTACACCGAGGCGAGCCTCGTCAAATCGCTGGAGGAGCTCGGGATCGGGCGTCCGTCGACGTTCGCGAGCATCATCTCCACGATCATCGACCGCGGCTATGTCACCCAGCGCGGTCAGGCGCTCGTGCCCAGCTGGGTGGCGTTCTCGGTCGTCCGCCTGTTGGAGGACTACTTCGGCGACCTCGTGCAGTACGACTTCACGGCCGAGATGGAAGACGACCTCGACCGCATTGCCGGCGGTTTGGCGGCGCGCGTGGACTGGCTGAACAGCTTCTACTTCGGCAGTGACAAGCACACGGGGCTGCGCCGGGTCATCGACAATCTCGGTGAGATCGACGCGCGCAGCATCAACTCGATCGCGATCGACGACGGCGTGACGCTTCGCATCGGCAAGTACGGTCCTTACCTCGAGCTCGCCGAACCGGGTGCGGCGGAGGACGCCTCGCCGCGCCGGGTCAGCATCCCGCCGGAGCTGGCCCCGGACGAGCTGACCCCGGCCAAGGCGCGCGAGCTGATCGAGGCGCCGGTCCAGACCGACCGTGTGCTGGGCACCAACCCGGCGAACGGGAAGCTGGTGCTCGCGAAAGACGGCCGCTTCGGTCCCTACGTGACCGAAGCCGACCCGGAAGAGCCCGAGGCCGACCAGCAGACCGGCGAGGTGATCGAGGCCAGGAAGCCCGCGAAGAAGGGCGCGGCGCCGAAGCAGCGCACGGCGTCCCTCTTCAAATCGATGGACCTGGCGAGCGTCGACCTCGACACCGCGCTCCGGTTGCTCGATCTGCCACGTGTCGTCGGTGTGGACCCGGAGAGCGGGGACGAGATCCAGGCGCAGAACGGCCGCTACGGGCCGTACCTGAAGAAGGGGACCGACACCCGCTCGCTGCCGGGAGAGGACGATATCTTCGCCGTCGACCTCGCAGGGGCGCTGGATCTGTTCGCCCAGCCGAAGTATGGCAACCGGCGTGCCTCGAGCGCGCTCAAGGAATTCGATGCGGACCCGGTCAGCGGCAAACCGATCAGGCTGAAGGACGGCCGGTTCGGTCCCTACGTCACCGACGGCGAGACGAACGCGACCATCCCGCGTGGCGAGACCGTCGACGAGGTCGACTTCGAGCGGGCCGTGCAACTCCTGGCCGATAAACGTGCCAAGGGTCCGGCCAAGAAGGGCGCGGCGAGGAAGGCCACGTCGCGCGCGAGCGCCGCGAAGAAGACGCCCGCGAAGAAGACGCCCGCGAAGAAGACGCCCGCGAAGAAGACGCCCGCGAAGAAGACGCCCGCGAAGCCGGCCGCCGCGAAGAAGACGGCCGCGACCACGAGCGCAGCGGCCACGTCGAGCGCGGCGAAGACCGCGGCGGCGAAGAAGGCCGCCGCCGTCAAGACCACCGCATCCACCGCCGTCGAGCCGACCGCTGCGGACGCGGAGTGA
- the tmk gene encoding dTMP kinase, translating to MSVPTSRPGLFITLEGGDGVGKSTQAALLERWLLGLGRTVVRTREPGGTDVGVEIREIVLHRRGDIAPRAEALLYAADRAHHVATVVRPALERGEVVLQDRYLDSSVAYQGAGRVLDAGEVRGLSLWAAEGLLPDLTILLDLDETTARVRLDSARTRYDRLEAERSEFHARVRAAYLALAAAEPGRFLVVDASCPVEEIAAEIRRRLDGRV from the coding sequence GTGAGCGTCCCCACCTCCCGCCCCGGGCTGTTCATCACGCTCGAGGGCGGGGACGGTGTCGGGAAGTCCACCCAGGCCGCCCTGCTCGAGCGGTGGCTGCTCGGGCTCGGCCGCACGGTCGTCCGCACTCGCGAGCCCGGCGGCACGGACGTCGGAGTCGAGATCCGGGAGATCGTTCTGCACCGCCGCGGGGACATCGCTCCGCGCGCCGAGGCGCTGCTGTACGCCGCGGACCGCGCGCACCATGTCGCGACGGTCGTGCGTCCGGCCCTGGAGCGCGGGGAGGTGGTGTTGCAGGACCGTTACCTCGACTCCTCCGTCGCCTACCAGGGCGCCGGACGGGTGCTGGACGCGGGGGAGGTCCGCGGGCTGTCGCTGTGGGCCGCCGAGGGGCTGCTGCCGGATCTGACCATTCTGCTCGACCTCGACGAGACGACCGCGCGGGTGCGCCTCGACAGTGCCCGGACACGGTACGACCGGCTGGAGGCGGAACGGTCCGAGTTCCACGCGCGGGTGCGGGCGGCCTATCTGGCGCTCGCCGCCGCCGAGCCGGGGCGGTTCCTGGTCGTGGACGCTTCGTGTCCGGTCGAGGAGATCGCCGCGGAGATCCGCCGCCGCCTCGACGGCCGGGTCTGA
- a CDS encoding Rv3654c family TadE-like protein, producing the protein MRFVSGSGERASRGAETAAASGCGARAWCGVRSGLSPARGVAVPLSSDRGAGTVLAVLIVAVVVVVGLLVMAVCGALAAQRRAGVAADLAALAAADIAIGRLPGEPCEVARNIARANGAVVSACAVTEAVAVVTVQVGYAGLVASASARAGPAGTP; encoded by the coding sequence ATGAGGTTCGTGTCCGGTAGCGGTGAGCGTGCGAGTCGTGGCGCGGAGACGGCAGCGGCTTCGGGGTGTGGTGCGCGTGCTTGGTGTGGTGTGCGTTCAGGTTTGTCGCCGGCGCGTGGCGTAGCTGTCCCGCTCTCCTCAGATCGCGGAGCGGGCACCGTCCTTGCCGTGCTGATCGTGGCGGTCGTCGTCGTGGTCGGGCTGCTCGTGATGGCGGTCTGCGGTGCGCTGGCGGCTCAACGACGGGCGGGCGTCGCGGCGGACCTGGCAGCGCTCGCGGCGGCGGACATCGCCATCGGACGGCTGCCGGGCGAACCGTGTGAGGTTGCCCGGAATATCGCGAGGGCGAACGGCGCGGTGGTGAGCGCGTGTGCGGTGACCGAGGCGGTCGCCGTTGTCACCGTGCAGGTGGGTTACGCCGGGCTCGTGGCCTCCGCATCCGCTCGAGCCGGGCCGGCGGGCACACCATGA
- a CDS encoding DUF4244 domain-containing protein: protein MREFTNRLIIEERGASTAEYAVTTMAAVGFAGLLVLLRGDEVRGILSELVRRALTVAG, encoded by the coding sequence ATGCGGGAGTTCACGAACAGACTGATCATCGAAGAACGCGGCGCGAGCACGGCCGAATACGCGGTCACCACCATGGCGGCGGTGGGCTTCGCCGGGCTGCTGGTGTTGCTCCGGGGCGACGAGGTCCGCGGCATCCTGAGCGAACTGGTGAGACGTGCGCTCACGGTGGCCGGTTAG